Proteins encoded together in one Micromonospora kangleipakensis window:
- a CDS encoding TetR/AcrR family transcriptional regulator — MTAVGNGAQTAGRPTRLPRSARRKQLLAAAQEVFVAQGYHAAAMDDIAERAGVSKPVLYQHFPGKMELYLALLDTHCDAIVARVQDAMRGNNSNKERVSASVRAYFDFVDHESEAFRLVFESDLRNDPAVRQRVERVEQGCIAAITDTIISDTGVSRAHAELLASGLVGAAETAAQFWLAGGRQVPKAEAEALVAALSWRGIASFPLQGESA; from the coding sequence ATGACCGCTGTGGGGAACGGTGCACAGACCGCCGGCCGGCCCACCCGCCTGCCGCGTTCGGCGCGGCGCAAGCAGCTGCTCGCGGCCGCCCAGGAGGTGTTCGTCGCCCAGGGGTACCACGCTGCGGCGATGGACGACATCGCCGAGCGGGCGGGGGTCTCCAAGCCGGTGCTCTACCAGCACTTCCCGGGCAAGATGGAGCTCTACCTGGCGCTGCTGGACACGCACTGCGACGCGATCGTCGCCCGGGTGCAGGACGCCATGCGCGGCAACAACAGCAACAAGGAGCGGGTCAGCGCGTCGGTGCGCGCGTACTTCGACTTCGTCGACCACGAGAGCGAGGCGTTCCGCCTGGTCTTCGAGTCGGACCTGCGCAACGACCCGGCCGTCCGGCAGCGGGTGGAGCGGGTCGAGCAGGGCTGCATCGCGGCGATCACCGACACCATCATCTCGGACACCGGCGTCAGCCGAGCGCACGCCGAGCTGCTCGCCTCCGGCCTGGTCGGGGCGGCGGAGACGGCGGCGCAGTTCTGGCTGGCCGGCGGCCGGCAGGTGCCGAAGGCCGAGGCGGAGGCGCTGGTCGCCGCGCTCTCCTGGCGGGGCATCGCCAGCTTCCCGCTGCAAGGTGAGTCAGCCTGA